GGATACCATATTTCTTAAATGTCCTGTAAGTCTTCATTGCTATCTTTTCGCTTATCCTTGCGCCGAAAAGGACGGAGGCGAGGAACCATTTGAACCTGCCCGACGGCTTTGTTATATCTATCCCCAATTCTTCGCTGTATAATGGGAAGCTGGAACACAAGGTTTTAATTCGGTTCATATATTATCATCAGAAGTTTTACGGAAGATTATAATTATTGAAATCCCAAACATTAATAGTATTATGCCAGTTATACCGGATTTCTTTCCTGCTGACACATCCAGGGAATCCCTGCTCGCAGTCCAGAAGCTGGTTTCAGGGAAGGTAATTATAAAAGACGATTTTGGCGATCTGCGGCTCATTGGTGGCGCCGACCAGGCATTCATAGATGAGAGAATAATTTCATGCATAGTGGTTCTTGACTATGTTTCCCTTGAATTGATCGAACGCGTATTTTCGATTCAGGCTGTGACTTATCCATACATTCCCACTTTCCTGAGTTTTCGTGAAGGACCTGCCATCGTAAGTGCTTTTGGGAAGCTTAAAACAAAACCGGATATCCTGATGGTTGACGGCGCGGGTATAAACCATCCCCGCAGCGCCGGAATTGCCACGCATATCGGCGTGGCGCTGGATGTGCCAACAATCGGGATTACCAAGAAAATCTTATGCGGTTCGGGGAAAGAACCCTCATGGGTCGGTGAAGCGACCCCTCTTATCTATAAGGGGCGCGATATCGGGTGGCTCTTTAAGTCCGAAAAGAGGAGCAGGCCAATTATAGTAGCGCCAGGACATCGGGTTTCACTTGAAAGTTCTCTTTCTATCGTGAAGTCCTGCATGCGCAGCTACAAGCTTCCCGAACCTATCAGGCTTGCTCACAATTATGTGACTGAATTCAAAAAGAACATACCGACCCCACCAGGCATTATCTTTTAATGAGGAGACTTTTGGAATTCAAAATAAGTGCACGAATTGTCTTTACAGCGGATGATTTTTCCTGTTACTGATTTATTTATTATTTCAAGCTCGATAGCGCTTGGCTCTGCTATTCCTGGCACTGTTGCACTTCCCGGTGAAAGCAATAGAACCTCGCTTTTATGAGCAATCGGATGATGGAAATGCCCGAAGATCAATGCATCCACACCCATTTCTTTTGCAAGATAGCGAAGGCCGTCTGTATTTTCTGATGTTAGCTGCCCTTTGTGGATGACTCCGATATTTATTCCCTCGACCTTGATCATCTTACGCTCAGGGAGGAACTCCATAAGTTCGGGACAGTCGGTATCACCATGAACCGCAATGAGTTTTCCCATAGATTCAAGCTCGTTATAGCAAGCAAGTGTTTCAAAATCCCCTGCGTGGATGATAAGGTCGCAGCTTTTGATTATTGAAATGAGTTCTTCAGAGAGGCGCGAAAGGAGAGATTGCTCCTGTTTTATGTGTGTGTCCGAAAGGATGATCAGGTTCATTTGTTACTCCCTCTTTGCATTTTCTCCTTTCTTCTATCTATTATATATTATCTTTGCGCCAAATGTTTAGATTATTTAACAAAAAAGTGAACAAAAAAGAGGAAGGGGGTTAAAAAACGTGGCTTATAATATTGAAAATTATTTTTAACTCCCTTATCCCAATAAATAAATTGGTACAACCAATATATATACATATCCCTGAGCAGGTAAATTATTTTTTAAAGTTTCCTCCATTAATGAAAGGATTATTTTCCCTTTATGAAAAAGACATACAGGGCTAAGAAACCAATTGCAGTGAAAAATCCCCCAAATCCAGGGGATTTCTTTTCCAGGGACTGGGCCTGTATTGCAGCGACCTTTTGAGGTATTTCTGTGGGTGTAACTGCATCCATTTTATATGCCAGGACAGAAGGTTGTATGGTTTTGCCAACAATAACAAAAGATAAGAGCCCTGTGGTCTTTGCTTCAAAGTATGTATATGTGTCATCCTTGTTGATCCGTGTGGTTTCCAGGGGAGTCCATTCACCGTCCACGAGTCTCAGAAGTTTTATATCATAATTATCTGCCATCCAGCTGTTATTTACCTTGAGTCGGATTGAGGCTTCTTTGAGTCTCTTTGAACCTGAATAGATGTTGAAATACTTGTACACTGTTCCTTCTGGTGTCTTATTGGCGGTCTTTGTAATGCCTTTTAGCAATTCAACCTTAAATGTCACAAAGTCTTCATTGTTCGCATCGATAACATCAAGTTCATAAACCAGATTGTTAGATTTGAATATTTGATTAACTGGCTTGTCCTTAATGAGATTGAAATCTACTTTTTCAGTGAACAGTATGTTAGAGAAGTCTTCCATCGAAACCCCTCCTCCACCGCCACCACCTGAGGAGACACCACCTCCGCCATTACAGCTTGTGCAGGGTATGGATGTGTCTATTGTGGCAGATGAGTTGATTTTGATAATTTTTGATTTCTCTTGCTCTTTATTACCTGCATTATCTATTGCAGAGAAATTAATTACCCATATCCCATCTGATAAATCCGGCTTTGGAAGGACTGTGGCGTATATGGTTGTAGCACCACCCGTAACTGTAAATGTTCTGGATACATCACCTGTAACGATTATCTCCTTGACGCCGGACTCAGTATCATTAGAGGAGATATCAAGAGTAATTTTCTGATTGAACCAACCGTTCTCATCTGGAGATATGATTACACCGGCCCTTGAAAAAATAGTCACGGTAGTCAGAGGCGGAGCAATGTCCGAATTTGCAAGTGCAATTATGCTCAACGAAGAAACACAAAGCAGCAATAATGCAACCATTCTTGAAGGGGTATGATTATTTCTCGATAGAGACTTTGTTCTTTTTCCTAATTTTATCCAGGCCATAATTTTTAATTCTCAGCCACACATATATATGTAACTATGTATATAATGCATTTAATAAATAATAATAATAATCATTACAACGATTTTTAAAGAAAATGTGAGGGAAAAGTATGCGGGGGAAGGGATTTGAACCCTTGAACTCCTGCGAGAATAGATCTTGAGTCTATCACCTTTGGCCGCTTGGTTACCCCCGCGATTAGGGCATGCAGAATTATCCTTATCTGACTTAAGGATGTCGTTGATCATGAGAAACATTGGGTAAAATACATGTATGCCAAAGTCATCTTATGACAAAAAAGAATAATATAATGAATTTTTAATAAGCACTTAAATGTTATACCTATAATTTACTAAAAATGACAGACCTAAACATAATTAAAGCTTCGATAATTTCATCAATAAGACCCTCTGACGAGGAGAGGAACAGGTTAAAAAGCCTCGCGCACAGGATAATCGGGCGCATTAATTCCATTGGCAAAGCCGAGAACATAGATATAAATGGTATTCTTGTGGGATCCTCTGCACGGGGAACATGGATATCCGGGGAGCATGACCTTGATATTTTCATTATGTTCCCGCCCGATACCCGGCGACAATTCCTTGAAGAAAAAGGGCTTTATATAGCACGAAAAATTGCGACAGAAGGCGAAAGTTTTGAGGAGCGATATGCTGAGCATCCA
This genomic interval from Candidatus Methanoperedens sp. contains the following:
- a CDS encoding endonuclease V codes for the protein MPVIPDFFPADTSRESLLAVQKLVSGKVIIKDDFGDLRLIGGADQAFIDERIISCIVVLDYVSLELIERVFSIQAVTYPYIPTFLSFREGPAIVSAFGKLKTKPDILMVDGAGINHPRSAGIATHIGVALDVPTIGITKKILCGSGKEPSWVGEATPLIYKGRDIGWLFKSEKRSRPIIVAPGHRVSLESSLSIVKSCMRSYKLPEPIRLAHNYVTEFKKNIPTPPGIIF
- a CDS encoding metallophosphoesterase, with amino-acid sequence MNLIILSDTHIKQEQSLLSRLSEELISIIKSCDLIIHAGDFETLACYNELESMGKLIAVHGDTDCPELMEFLPERKMIKVEGINIGVIHKGQLTSENTDGLRYLAKEMGVDALIFGHFHHPIAHKSEVLLLSPGSATVPGIAEPSAIELEIINKSVTGKIIRCKDNSCTYFEFQKSPH
- a CDS encoding PGF-pre-PGF domain-containing protein; this translates as MAWIKLGKRTKSLSRNNHTPSRMVALLLLCVSSLSIIALANSDIAPPLTTVTIFSRAGVIISPDENGWFNQKITLDISSNDTESGVKEIIVTGDVSRTFTVTGGATTIYATVLPKPDLSDGIWVINFSAIDNAGNKEQEKSKIIKINSSATIDTSIPCTSCNGGGGVSSGGGGGGGVSMEDFSNILFTEKVDFNLIKDKPVNQIFKSNNLVYELDVIDANNEDFVTFKVELLKGITKTANKTPEGTVYKYFNIYSGSKRLKEASIRLKVNNSWMADNYDIKLLRLVDGEWTPLETTRINKDDTYTYFEAKTTGLLSFVIVGKTIQPSVLAYKMDAVTPTEIPQKVAAIQAQSLEKKSPGFGGFFTAIGFLALYVFFIKGK